From Vreelandella neptunia, the proteins below share one genomic window:
- a CDS encoding phospholipase D-like domain-containing protein: MSVTVYMDDLQSQIQLHLNRASREVRIAVAWISFDQYESIFRNLVSKGVKVKILCSDTHQNRSQSATTNALRHCGVDIRLCTMPRTSNFMHHKFCIIDQSIVLNGSFNWSKNASRSFENLLVIKDEPQVVTQFLSEFNKVSALDQAAIRSLQAIQRCRHPKCSGKLVNILVFSSMPQPMTYELWGDVVQFCTVCGSDDFEVVNSAVQDTMLHGLFEGYQLDDEIDNNQVDRDIDSQLTGYAIRGTLIHGIGFVVRGLIWRHEDDICTRIIWKNKFVTDQIDDRYETDFDVLY; the protein is encoded by the coding sequence GTGAGCGTCACGGTATACATGGATGATCTGCAATCTCAGATCCAACTGCATCTGAATCGCGCCAGCCGGGAAGTGCGGATAGCCGTAGCCTGGATATCATTCGACCAGTACGAGTCGATTTTTCGTAACTTGGTCTCAAAAGGGGTCAAAGTAAAGATTCTTTGCTCTGATACCCATCAAAATCGCTCGCAGAGTGCGACGACCAACGCGCTAAGGCATTGCGGTGTTGATATCCGGCTTTGTACGATGCCACGCACCTCAAACTTCATGCATCACAAGTTTTGCATCATTGATCAATCGATAGTGCTGAATGGATCGTTCAACTGGTCAAAGAACGCCTCTCGAAGCTTCGAGAATCTCCTGGTAATTAAAGATGAACCACAAGTAGTTACCCAATTCTTGTCAGAATTCAACAAAGTATCAGCGTTGGATCAGGCTGCAATCCGCTCGTTACAAGCCATACAACGGTGCCGGCATCCCAAATGCAGTGGTAAGTTAGTCAATATTTTGGTCTTTTCATCCATGCCGCAACCAATGACATATGAACTGTGGGGAGATGTGGTGCAGTTCTGTACCGTCTGTGGTAGTGACGACTTTGAAGTCGTTAATTCGGCTGTCCAAGATACGATGCTGCATGGGCTGTTCGAAGGTTATCAACTCGATGACGAGATTGACAACAACCAGGTTGATCGGGATATAGACAGTCAGCTTACCGGCTACGCTATCCGTGGCACCCTTATTCACGGCATTGGCTTTGTCGTGCGCGGATTGATATGGCGCCATGAAGATGATATCTGCACAAGAATTATTTGGAAGAATAAGTTCGTGACAGATCAGATCGACGACAGGTATGAAACTGACTTCGATGTCTTGTATTGA
- a CDS encoding precorrin-8X methylmutase yields the protein MPYKYETSGPAIYRESFAIIRSEAELGRFSEEEETVAVRMIHAAGLVELAAHIHFQNDVVNKARAALEQGAPILCDARMVSEGITRKRLPADNEIICTLNDERTPGLAQEMANTRSAAALELWRPHLEGAVVAIGNAPTALFHLLNMLEDPACPRPAAIIGCPVGFVGAAESKEALLANPALPSCIVRGRLGGSAVTVAAINAMADRIE from the coding sequence GTGCCCTATAAGTACGAAACCAGTGGCCCGGCGATTTACCGGGAGTCGTTTGCGATTATTCGCAGTGAAGCCGAGCTTGGCCGCTTTTCAGAGGAAGAAGAGACCGTGGCGGTGCGCATGATTCACGCCGCCGGGCTGGTGGAATTGGCCGCGCATATTCATTTTCAAAACGACGTGGTCAATAAGGCCCGTGCCGCGTTAGAGCAGGGCGCACCGATTCTCTGCGATGCCCGCATGGTCTCAGAAGGCATCACCCGCAAGCGGCTGCCCGCTGACAACGAGATTATCTGCACCCTCAACGATGAGCGCACGCCCGGCCTTGCCCAGGAAATGGCCAACACCCGCTCGGCGGCGGCGCTGGAACTCTGGCGGCCGCACCTGGAAGGCGCCGTGGTCGCTATTGGTAACGCGCCTACCGCGCTGTTTCACCTGCTCAATATGCTCGAAGACCCGGCGTGCCCGCGCCCGGCGGCGATTATCGGCTGCCCGGTAGGTTTTGTCGGCGCCGCCGAATCCAAGGAAGCGCTGTTGGCTAACCCGGCACTGCCCAGCTGTATCGTCCGCGGGCGTTTGGGCGGCAGCGCCGTAACGGTGGCGGCTATCAACGCCATGGCGGATCGCATCGAATGA
- a CDS encoding cobalamin biosynthesis protein CobG, translating into MSPSPRIKGWCPGAWRPMATGDGLLVRVRPPLGELSREQVLALCDAAETYGSGLIELTSRANLQLRGVTDESWPPLMAFLVEHQLVSDDPEAERQPQLMLAPAWQKGDDTHTIARLLQARGSELAAMPGKVGIAIDAGKAPVLGDSAADFRIERSTEGSLLVRADGYAQGTAVSDTEAAVEQLIRLTHWFVATGGWASGRMRRHTVPLPDWAPADTAPAAPGEKLALGEHGEGMVVGLPFGRVAAETLRESVSPTNGSQTSISAVQVTPWRRLLLKDCDTLPAVDGLIRHNSDPRLAMDACPGAPSCEQASVATQPLAEKLSGWVEGAVHISGCAKSCARRAPADVCLVGQAGRFNVVVNGGADSTPIKTGLTESEVVGFLRKLSENS; encoded by the coding sequence ATGTCGCCCAGCCCACGCATTAAAGGCTGGTGCCCCGGCGCGTGGCGACCCATGGCCACCGGCGACGGTCTGTTGGTACGCGTGCGCCCGCCGCTGGGTGAGCTTTCGCGGGAACAGGTATTAGCACTATGCGACGCCGCCGAGACCTACGGCAGCGGTTTGATCGAGCTAACCAGCCGGGCCAACCTGCAGTTACGAGGGGTGACCGACGAAAGCTGGCCGCCGCTGATGGCGTTTCTGGTCGAGCATCAACTGGTGAGCGACGACCCGGAAGCAGAACGCCAACCGCAACTGATGCTGGCACCCGCCTGGCAAAAGGGCGATGACACCCATACCATTGCCCGCTTGTTGCAGGCGCGGGGCAGCGAATTAGCCGCCATGCCCGGCAAGGTGGGCATCGCCATCGATGCGGGAAAAGCGCCGGTGCTTGGCGACAGCGCCGCCGATTTTCGTATCGAACGCTCAACGGAAGGCAGCCTGCTGGTACGCGCCGATGGCTACGCGCAAGGCACGGCAGTGAGCGATACCGAGGCCGCCGTCGAGCAACTGATACGCCTGACCCACTGGTTCGTGGCTACCGGCGGTTGGGCGTCAGGCCGTATGCGGCGGCATACCGTACCGCTGCCCGATTGGGCGCCTGCCGATACCGCTCCTGCAGCTCCCGGCGAGAAGCTGGCGTTGGGCGAACATGGCGAGGGCATGGTGGTGGGGCTTCCCTTTGGCCGAGTGGCGGCTGAAACGCTGCGTGAGTCGGTCTCCCCGACAAATGGCTCCCAAACAAGTATCAGTGCGGTGCAGGTCACGCCCTGGCGGCGGCTGTTGTTGAAGGATTGCGATACACTGCCTGCAGTTGATGGCTTGATCCGCCATAATAGCGACCCGCGGCTAGCGATGGATGCCTGCCCTGGCGCGCCCTCCTGCGAACAAGCGAGTGTCGCCACCCAGCCGCTTGCCGAGAAGCTAAGCGGCTGGGTGGAAGGAGCGGTGCATATATCTGGCTGCGCTAAAAGCTGCGCCCGTCGCGCCCCTGCCGATGTGTGCTTGGTCGGGCAAGCAGGTCGATTTAATGTTGTTGTTAACGGCGGTGCCGATAGCACGCCGATTAAGACAGGCCTCACCGAAAGTGAGGTGGTTGGTTTTTTGAGAAAGCTCAGCGAAAACAGTTAG
- the cobI gene encoding precorrin-2 C(20)-methyltransferase, whose amino-acid sequence MTQGTVYGVGLGPGSQDLMSVRADRLIRRATHVAYFRKKGRCGHARTIVEGMIPPGAIELPMEYPVTTEIPFDDPRYNELLAAFYERSVAQLIEMAEAGCDVVVLCEGDPFFYGSFMHLYTRLLNRVPVSVVPGITGMSAAWTATDQPITWGDDILTVLMATLPEEALAERIAQTDALVVMKIGRNLAKLRRALVHAGREGEAWLIEYAAMSQQRVLPLADVGESVPYFSIVLIHGHGRRP is encoded by the coding sequence ATGACTCAGGGAACGGTATACGGTGTTGGGCTAGGCCCAGGCAGCCAAGACTTGATGAGCGTGCGCGCCGACCGTCTGATACGCAGGGCGACCCACGTGGCGTATTTCCGTAAAAAGGGTCGCTGCGGCCATGCGCGCACCATCGTGGAGGGCATGATCCCGCCCGGCGCAATCGAGCTGCCCATGGAATACCCGGTCACCACGGAAATTCCCTTCGACGACCCGCGCTACAATGAGCTACTGGCGGCTTTCTACGAACGCAGCGTGGCCCAGCTCATCGAGATGGCGGAAGCCGGGTGCGATGTGGTGGTGCTGTGTGAAGGCGACCCGTTCTTCTACGGCTCCTTTATGCACCTCTACACTCGACTGTTGAACCGCGTGCCCGTCTCGGTAGTGCCGGGGATTACCGGCATGTCGGCGGCGTGGACGGCCACCGACCAGCCGATTACCTGGGGCGATGACATCCTGACCGTGCTGATGGCCACGCTCCCCGAAGAGGCGTTGGCCGAGCGCATCGCCCAGACCGATGCGCTGGTGGTGATGAAGATTGGCCGCAACCTGGCCAAGCTTCGTCGGGCCCTGGTTCACGCCGGCCGAGAAGGCGAAGCGTGGCTGATCGAGTACGCCGCCATGTCGCAACAACGCGTATTGCCACTGGCGGACGTGGGCGAGAGCGTGCCGTACTTCTCGATTGTGCTGATCCATGGCCATGGGAGGCGGCCATGA
- a CDS encoding cobalamin biosynthesis protein, producing the protein MRIAGFGFRREATLESLAQALDQLAEQYEAIDKLAVAHSMLPLVEEFGRLRGIEVISVADAELPTVTTLTHSAQSLQARGTGSVAEAVALLAAGHNARLLGPRIISADRQATAALAEGNR; encoded by the coding sequence TTGAGAATAGCGGGATTTGGCTTTCGTCGCGAGGCCACTCTTGAATCCCTCGCCCAGGCGCTGGATCAGCTTGCCGAGCAATACGAGGCTATCGATAAGCTAGCGGTGGCTCATTCAATGCTGCCGTTAGTCGAAGAGTTTGGGCGGCTGCGAGGCATCGAGGTTATCTCCGTAGCGGACGCTGAGCTACCGACGGTGACAACGCTTACCCATTCCGCGCAAAGCTTGCAGGCGCGGGGTACGGGCAGCGTTGCCGAGGCCGTGGCGCTATTAGCGGCAGGGCACAATGCTAGGTTATTGGGGCCAAGAATCATCTCAGCGGATCGACAGGCAACCGCCGCGCTGGCAGAAGGAAATAGATAA
- the cobM gene encoding precorrin-4 C(11)-methyltransferase has translation MTVYFIGAGPGAPDLLTLRGRDLIAACPVCLYAGSLVPEQILEHCPAGARVINTAPLSLDDIMQEIRRAHAEGQDVARLHSGDLSVWSAMGEQLRRLRELDIPYSITPGVPAFAAASATLGQELTLPGVAQSVVLTRTPGRASAMPSDETLANFARTGATLAIHLSIHNLAQVVESLTPYYGEQCPVAIVWRASWPDERVVRGRLASIEALIDNTMQRTALILVGPVLESDDFQESSLYAVGYDRRFRPQSADSPFATASQDQESES, from the coding sequence ATGACCGTATACTTCATTGGCGCCGGCCCCGGTGCACCGGATCTGCTTACCCTGCGCGGGCGCGACTTAATCGCCGCCTGCCCGGTGTGCCTGTACGCGGGTTCATTAGTGCCAGAGCAAATCCTCGAGCACTGCCCGGCAGGAGCGCGGGTGATCAACACCGCACCGCTATCGCTGGATGACATCATGCAGGAGATCCGCCGCGCCCACGCCGAAGGCCAGGATGTCGCCCGGCTGCATTCGGGGGATCTATCCGTGTGGTCGGCCATGGGCGAGCAGTTGCGCCGCCTGCGCGAGCTGGATATCCCCTACAGCATTACCCCCGGCGTGCCAGCCTTTGCGGCAGCCTCGGCAACCTTGGGTCAGGAGCTAACGCTGCCCGGTGTCGCCCAGTCAGTAGTGCTCACCCGCACGCCCGGTCGGGCCAGCGCCATGCCCAGCGACGAGACGCTAGCCAATTTCGCCCGCACCGGCGCCACGCTGGCCATCCATCTCTCTATCCATAACCTTGCCCAGGTGGTCGAGAGCCTGACGCCTTATTACGGTGAGCAGTGCCCGGTGGCGATCGTGTGGCGGGCAAGTTGGCCCGATGAGCGGGTGGTACGCGGGCGGCTAGCCAGCATAGAAGCGTTGATCGATAACACCATGCAGCGCACGGCGCTAATTCTGGTGGGGCCGGTGCTGGAGAGCGACGACTTCCAGGAGAGCAGCCTCTATGCCGTAGGCTACGACCGCCGCTTTCGCCCCCAGTCGGCGGATTCGCCTTTTGCCACGGCAAGCCAAGACCAAGAGAGCGAATCATGA
- a CDS encoding cobalt-precorrin-6A reductase, which translates to MIKILILGGTTEASALASAVAKRGLPAIFSYAGRVATPKPQPLPTRIGGFGGVSGLTAFVAQERITHIVDATHPFAAQMSANVLAAAAQCGVKAIALTRPAWRPVDGDQWQSVASIDEAVSALAGPPQRVLLAIGRMHLAAFAGQPQHHYVLRLVDRPTSPLPLADVSTVIDRGPFTLEGDLALLENQRIQRIVCKNSGGDGAASKLTAARRLGLPVVMIERPALPPRHEVHCIDDVFSWLGDHY; encoded by the coding sequence ATGATCAAGATCCTAATTCTCGGGGGAACCACGGAGGCCAGCGCCCTGGCCAGTGCGGTTGCCAAGCGCGGGCTTCCCGCCATTTTCAGCTATGCGGGCCGTGTTGCCACGCCTAAACCCCAGCCGCTGCCGACCCGTATTGGCGGCTTTGGCGGCGTGAGTGGCCTTACCGCGTTTGTGGCCCAGGAGCGCATCACCCATATCGTCGATGCCACCCATCCCTTTGCCGCGCAGATGAGCGCGAACGTGTTAGCCGCCGCGGCCCAGTGCGGCGTAAAAGCCATTGCCCTTACCCGGCCTGCCTGGCGACCCGTTGACGGTGACCAGTGGCAAAGCGTGGCAAGTATCGATGAAGCCGTCAGTGCCCTGGCGGGCCCGCCCCAGCGGGTGCTGCTTGCTATTGGCCGCATGCACCTTGCGGCCTTTGCCGGCCAGCCCCAGCACCATTACGTGCTGCGTTTGGTTGACCGGCCTACAAGCCCGTTGCCACTGGCGGATGTCAGCACCGTGATTGATCGAGGCCCGTTTACCTTGGAGGGCGACTTAGCCCTGCTGGAAAACCAGCGAATCCAGCGCATTGTGTGTAAAAACTCTGGCGGCGATGGAGCCGCCTCAAAACTAACCGCTGCCCGTAGGCTCGGCCTGCCCGTGGTGATGATCGAACGGCCAGCACTGCCACCCCGCCACGAAGTTCATTGCATCGATGACGTGTTTAGCTGGCTTGGCGACCACTATTAA
- the cobJ gene encoding precorrin-3B C(17)-methyltransferase: MSGWLKIVGLGPGSEAMVTPEVTAALLDATDVVGYVPYVNRVAPRAGLVRHGSDNREEIRRAEQALQLALEGHRVVVVSSGDPGVFAMAAAVFEALEAGDAQWRALDIQVLPGISAMLAASASVGAPLGHDFCCINLSDNLKPWALIEKRLRLAAEADFAMAFYNPRSKARPAGFERTLDVLQEACGPDRLIIFARAVSTPEESVRVTTLGEATPDMADMRTLVIVGSQQTRLIERSGSPLVYTPRSAD, from the coding sequence ATGAGCGGCTGGCTGAAAATCGTCGGCCTGGGGCCGGGTTCAGAGGCCATGGTCACCCCCGAGGTAACCGCTGCGCTATTGGATGCCACCGACGTGGTGGGCTATGTGCCCTACGTCAACCGGGTCGCGCCTCGTGCTGGATTAGTCCGCCACGGCTCGGATAACCGCGAAGAGATTCGCAGGGCAGAGCAGGCGCTACAGCTGGCGCTTGAGGGCCATCGGGTCGTGGTGGTGTCTTCCGGCGACCCCGGCGTCTTTGCCATGGCCGCCGCGGTGTTCGAAGCCTTGGAGGCAGGCGATGCCCAGTGGCGCGCGCTGGATATTCAGGTGCTGCCGGGTATTTCCGCCATGCTGGCCGCCAGCGCAAGCGTCGGCGCGCCGCTGGGGCACGACTTCTGCTGCATTAATCTATCCGACAATCTCAAGCCCTGGGCGCTGATTGAAAAGCGCCTGCGCCTGGCCGCCGAGGCCGACTTCGCCATGGCGTTCTATAATCCGCGCTCCAAGGCGCGCCCGGCGGGTTTCGAGCGCACGTTGGACGTACTGCAGGAAGCCTGCGGGCCGGATCGATTGATTATCTTCGCCCGGGCGGTGTCCACGCCGGAAGAGTCAGTTCGCGTCACCACCCTAGGCGAGGCAACGCCGGACATGGCCGATATGCGCACTTTGGTTATCGTCGGTTCCCAGCAGACGCGATTGATCGAGCGCAGTGGATCTCCGCTGGTTTATACACCGCGCTCGGCTGATTAA
- the cobF gene encoding precorrin-6A synthase (deacetylating) has protein sequence MITLSLIGIGTGNLDHVTLAALRALNNADLILLPRKGEAKSDLIDLRRLLCERLLEAPVTTKIVEFDLPSRDGRHDYLGAVDDWHAAIANVWAQQIDEHLPNGGRVGMLVWGDPSLYDSSLRITQRLSAAGKQVEVEVVPGITSLQVLTAEHKIPLNALAEPVQITTGRRLRERGWPNDAATVAVMLDSGGAFTALPQDDIYIWWGAYLGMDKQCLIKGWLSDVGDQIIQRRAALRDTHGWIMDIYLLAKQPLL, from the coding sequence ATGATCACGCTGTCGCTCATAGGCATCGGCACCGGCAATCTTGACCACGTCACCCTGGCCGCCCTGCGCGCCCTCAATAACGCCGACCTGATCCTGCTGCCCCGCAAAGGCGAGGCCAAGTCGGATCTTATCGATCTACGCCGCTTGCTATGCGAACGGCTGCTGGAAGCGCCGGTGACCACCAAGATCGTCGAGTTCGACCTCCCCAGCCGTGATGGCCGTCATGACTACCTGGGCGCGGTAGACGACTGGCACGCTGCCATCGCCAACGTCTGGGCGCAGCAAATCGATGAACATCTTCCCAACGGCGGGCGGGTAGGGATGCTGGTGTGGGGCGACCCCTCGCTTTACGACAGCAGCCTGCGCATTACCCAGCGCCTAAGCGCGGCGGGTAAGCAGGTTGAAGTAGAGGTGGTGCCCGGCATCACCAGCCTGCAAGTGCTCACTGCTGAACATAAAATCCCCCTCAACGCCCTCGCCGAGCCGGTGCAAATCACCACCGGCCGTCGCCTCCGCGAGCGCGGCTGGCCAAACGATGCCGCCACGGTAGCCGTAATGCTGGATAGCGGCGGGGCCTTTACCGCGCTGCCGCAAGATGACATCTACATCTGGTGGGGCGCCTACCTGGGCATGGATAAACAGTGCCTGATCAAAGGCTGGCTAAGCGACGTCGGCGATCAGATTATCCAGCGTCGGGCAGCGCTACGCGACACCCACGGCTGGATAATGGATATTTATCTGCTGGCCAAACAGCCCCTGCTATAG
- the cbiE gene encoding precorrin-6y C5,15-methyltransferase (decarboxylating) subunit CbiE, translated as MVEISHAPVGQAPWLTLLGWGEGGTQALTAASRAALESAEVVFGARRHLRLLPPLNAEVIEWPVPFADGIPELLNQRGRRVVMLVSNDPFWFGAGSTLAQHLSADEWQALSAPSTFSLAASRLGWPLERCTCLGLHAKPLTRIRPYLHAGRRLLVLVRDGEAVAELAALMNSFGFGDSQLTLLEALGGDNERIRHCRVDASLPQAIAHPVAVALEVAGNGPALPLTPGLPDHFFDHDGQITKQTIRAITLAALAPMPGERLWDIGTGSGSIAIEWLLAHPDNQAVGFEQNAERAARARSNAENLGVDWLEVKEGSAPDVLNDTPLPDAVFIGGGLSQALLDDLWQRLPEGVRIVANAVTLESEALLAHWQHKVGGELLRLELSNSAPIGTRRGWKASYPIVQWRGVR; from the coding sequence ATGGTTGAAATTTCTCACGCTCCAGTGGGTCAGGCTCCCTGGCTGACCCTTTTAGGCTGGGGGGAGGGTGGCACACAGGCGCTAACGGCGGCAAGCCGCGCCGCACTGGAAAGTGCCGAGGTGGTGTTCGGCGCACGCCGCCACCTACGCCTTTTGCCGCCCCTAAACGCCGAGGTGATTGAGTGGCCAGTTCCCTTTGCCGATGGCATTCCCGAACTGCTCAATCAGCGCGGCCGCCGGGTGGTCATGTTGGTCTCAAACGACCCGTTCTGGTTTGGGGCGGGCAGCACCCTGGCGCAGCATCTCAGCGCTGACGAGTGGCAGGCGCTGTCAGCGCCTTCTACCTTCAGCCTTGCGGCTTCCCGCCTGGGCTGGCCGCTGGAGCGCTGCACCTGCCTGGGCCTGCACGCCAAGCCGCTGACGCGCATTCGACCTTACCTGCATGCCGGTAGGCGTTTGCTGGTGCTGGTAAGAGACGGCGAGGCGGTGGCCGAGTTAGCGGCGTTGATGAACAGCTTCGGCTTTGGCGATTCCCAGCTAACGCTACTGGAAGCCCTGGGCGGCGATAACGAGCGCATTCGCCATTGTCGTGTCGACGCCAGCTTGCCCCAGGCCATCGCCCACCCGGTAGCGGTAGCGCTGGAAGTCGCCGGTAACGGCCCGGCCTTACCGCTGACGCCCGGCCTGCCGGATCATTTTTTTGACCACGACGGCCAGATCACCAAACAGACCATTCGCGCCATAACCCTGGCGGCGCTGGCCCCCATGCCCGGCGAGCGGCTATGGGATATCGGCACCGGTTCAGGCTCTATCGCTATTGAGTGGCTGCTCGCTCACCCGGATAATCAGGCGGTAGGCTTTGAGCAAAACGCGGAACGGGCAGCCCGAGCGCGCAGCAATGCAGAGAACCTGGGCGTTGATTGGCTGGAAGTAAAAGAGGGCAGCGCGCCGGATGTGCTGAACGATACACCGCTGCCGGATGCGGTATTTATTGGCGGCGGGTTATCCCAAGCGCTGTTAGATGACTTATGGCAGCGCCTGCCCGAAGGCGTGCGCATCGTCGCCAATGCCGTCACGCTGGAATCCGAAGCGCTGCTGGCGCACTGGCAGCACAAGGTAGGCGGTGAACTGCTACGGCTGGAGCTTTCCAATTCCGCCCCCATCGGCACCCGGCGAGGCTGGAAGGCCAGCTACCCGATTGTTCAGTGGCGGGGCGTTCGGTGA
- a CDS encoding YtoQ family protein gives MSFYVYLSGEIHTDWREEIQRGAEAAGLDIVFTAPVTDHAASDAAGDHLGKPENGFWRDHQSSKVNAIRTRTMIEQADLVVVRFGDQYKQWNAAFDAGYCAALAKPYITLHSGDIVHPLKEVDAGAQAWCTTTDQVVETLRYVLKA, from the coding sequence ATGAGCTTTTACGTTTACCTATCCGGCGAGATCCACACCGATTGGCGCGAAGAAATCCAGCGCGGCGCCGAGGCAGCGGGCCTGGATATCGTGTTTACCGCACCAGTCACCGACCACGCCGCCTCTGACGCTGCCGGCGACCACCTGGGCAAGCCGGAAAATGGCTTCTGGCGTGACCACCAGTCATCCAAGGTCAACGCCATCCGCACCCGCACAATGATCGAGCAGGCGGATCTGGTCGTTGTACGCTTCGGCGACCAATACAAGCAGTGGAACGCCGCCTTCGACGCAGGCTACTGCGCTGCGCTGGCCAAGCCCTACATCACCCTGCACAGCGGAGACATCGTCCACCCGCTGAAAGAGGTCGACGCCGGTGCGCAAGCTTGGTGTACCACTACCGATCAAGTTGTCGAAACCCTACGCTACGTCCTGAAAGCGTAA